Below is a window of Cheilinus undulatus linkage group 8, ASM1832078v1, whole genome shotgun sequence DNA.
cagtccagtttggttcagtctggtttggttcagtatgATTTGGTCCAGTGCAATTCGGATCActccagtttggtccagtctggtttggatcagtccagtttggttcagtccagtttggctcagactggtttggtccagtccagtttggttcagtccagtttgattcagtctggtttggttcagcccagtttggttcagtctggttggATCCAGTCCAGTTCgattcagtccagtttggctcagactggtttggtccagtccagtttggttcagtctggtttggttcagtccagtttggttcagtcctagttttagtccataaaaactttagtcattttgatgaaaactaaactacttTAAGTCAGATTAAGTGgtcacagatctagttttggTGAGTCTTAGTCCAATCTTTCACATGAAAATCTTATCttaaaattgaattttaaattcttattttgaTATACACCATAAAGTGAAGTTCATCGTGGTTCctctctttcattttaaatgtcgTCAGGAAGGTGGGAATGTTCTAGCGCTTGTTCCACTCTACTCTCCATCTCCAACTCTTTAAAAGGTCTCTGAGCTGTCGGTGGTTTAGAGCTCCAGAGATGTGgaccacaaaaacaaacatttgattatCACAGCTGTTTACCATGGAGGTCAGTGATTCAAGACTGGAACCACCATCAGTGCAGCTCTTTAGACTCAGCTAGTCCACCATCCAACATCAGTCATCCATCCAACATAACTCCATCATCCAACATCACTCCATCATCCAACATCACTCTATCATCCAACATCACTCCACCATCCAACATCACTCCAGCATCCAACATCACTCCACCATCCAACATCACTCCACCATCCAACATCACTCCATCATCCAACATCACTCTATCATCCAACATCACTCCACCATCCGACATCACTCCACCATCCGACATCACTCCACCATCCGACATCACTCCACCATCCAACATAACTCCACCATCCAACATCACTCCACCATCCAACATCACTCCACCATCCAACATCACTCCACCATCTAACATCACTCCACCATCCAACATCACTCCAGCATCCAACATCACTCCAGCATCCAACATCACTCCATCATCCAACATCACTCCAGCATCCAACATCACTCCACCATCCAACATCACTCCACCATCCAACATCACTCCACCATCCAACATCACTccatcatccaacatcagtcCACCATCCAACATAACTccatcatccaacatcagtcCACCATCCAACATCACTCTATCATCCAACATCACTCCACCATCCAACATCATTCCATCATCCAACATCACTCCACCATCCAACATCACTCCACCGTCCAACATCACTCCACCGTTGAACATAACTCCATCATCCAACATCACTCCACCGTTGAACATAACTccatcatccaacatcagtcCACCATCCAACATCAGTCCACCATCCAACATAACTCCATCGTCCAACATCACTCCACCGTCCAACATCACTCCACCGTCCAACATAACTCCATCGTCCAACATCACTCCACCATCCAACATCACTCCATCATCCAACATCACTCCACCATCCAACATCACTCCACCATCCAACATCACTCCACCATCCAACATAACTCCACCATCCAACATAACTCCAGCATCCAACATAACTCCAGCATCCAACATCAGTCCAACATCCAACATCACTCTATCATCCAACATCACTCCACCATCCAACATCACTCCATCATCCAACATCACTCCACCATCCAACATCACTCCACCATCCAACATCACTAAACCGTCCAACATCACTCCACCGTCCAACATAACTCCAGTATCCAACATCACTCCACCATCTTACATCACTccatcatccaacatcagtcCTACATCCAACATAACTccatcatccaacatcagtcCACCATCCAACATCACTCCATCATCCAACATCACTCCACCATCCAACATCACTCCATCATCCAACATCACTCCACCATCCAACATCACTCCAGCATCCAACATCACTCCACCATCCAACATCACTCCAGCATCCAACATAACTCCAGCATCCAACATAACTCCAGCATCCAACATCAGTCCCCCATCCAACATAACTCCAGCATCCAACATTACTCTATCATCCAACATCACTCCACCATCCAACATCACTCCATCATCCAACATCACTCCACCATCCAACATCACTCCATCATCCAACATCACTCCACCATCCAACATCACTCCATCATCCAACATCACTCCACCATCCATTACTCCACGGTCCAACATCACTCCACCGTCCAACATCACTCCACCGTCCAACATCACTCCACCGTCCAACATCACTCCACCGTCCAACATCACTAAACCGTCCAACATCACTCCACCGTCCAACATAACTCCAGTATCCAACATCACTCCACCATCTTACATCACTccatcatccaacatcagtcCTACATCCAACATAACTccatcatccaacatcagtcCACCATCCAACATCACTCTATCATCCAACATCACTCCACCGTCCAACATCACTCCATCATCCAACATCACTCCACCATCCAACATCACTCCAGCATCCAACATCACTCCACCATCCAACATCACTCCAGCATCCAACATCACTCCAGCATCCAACATAACTCCAGCATCCAACATCAGTCCACCATCCAACATAACTCCAGCATCCAACATCACTCCACCATCCAACATCACTCCATCATCCAACATCACTCCACCATCCAACATCACTCCATCATCCAACATCACTCCACCATCCAACATCACTCCATCATCCAACATCACTCCACCATCCAACATCACTCCACCATCCGCATTAACTCCACCATCCAACATCACTCCACGTCCAACATCACTCCACCGTCCAACATCACTCCACCATCCAACATCACTCCACCATCCAACATCACTCCATCATCCAACATCACTCCACCATCCAACATCACTCCATCATCCAACATCACTCCACCATCCAACATCACTCCACCATCCGCATTAACTCCACCATCCAACATCACTCCACCGTCCAACATCACTCCACCGTCCAACATCACTCCACCATCCAACATCACTCCACCATCCAACATCACTCCACCATCCAACATCGGTCCACCATGGCTGATGTTGCAGATGTTATTTCCTGTTCTCCTGGAGGATCAGCTGATTTACagacttttttcacatttcgaGGCTTCTTACCTGGTGGGTTTGGCCTCAACATTTGTTGCAGAGCCGTTGTAAACAGTATGAAACACATCTCTGTGCCTACCAAACATTTTGGTGCCTCTTTGTGTCACGTTCTCTGCTGTCTGAAGTcataatcagatgttttttgtgaaatacaCTAAATAGACAAGTATTCAAATTGAACAGGTtgtattcaaatccatgtacttTAGAACGGCATTTCTCTTCTCAGCAGGGTTCATTCAGCGTAGAGATAATGATTCTTGTACTAAGATTTAACCTCCACAGCTCTAACCTTCTCTTCTCCGTCTCTACATCCTGTAACTGGATCTGCAGTGGTGGAGGATATTTTTACTGGATCAGATCCGTAACTTCCTCCTCTGGAGTACATTACTGATACCACAGCCGAGCTCTGACAACgtggggagggaggggggctaATTCGATGAACGGCAAGCTGCAGACGGGATAATGGAGGGAGGAGTGATGGAGGCTGGAGGTGGAGATGTGATTGTTTCTTCCTGaggcagcagaaatgttttctgGGTGACATTTTTATCAGAGACGAGGCGACGATGAGGCTGATGGAGTCACGCTCCATTCTTGAGAAATGTGTCTAACTGAAGTTTACACCCACAGGAAGTGGTTTAATGGGAGGAGTTAAAGATCTCAACAGGTAAAGTTAACAGACAGTATACTGAGATGTATGGAAAGCcatttcagcattttatttattttattttattcaacctttatttaaccagattaaaaaaaaaatcaaaaaaatgagaaatctctttcacaagggtgacctggccaagaggtcagcagcacacgtcataataaataatacatattcaagAGACAGATAATACACAATAAGTCAACACAACAATAATAAGAATTGGAGCTagatcacattttaaagtgcaagAATATAACAATTTATTTGACATTGGCGATATCAACCATTGTGAAGCTCTACTAGAACTCAGTTTTGCAGAGCTAATACTCAACAAGGCCTCACTAGTAGAGCACAGAGTGTTtcaggaggtggagctttagtctatagaggaggaggctggggtggaggaggtggagctttagtctataaaggaggaggctggggtggaggaggtggagctttagtctatagaggaggaggctggggtggaggaggtggagctttagtctataaaggaggaggctggggtggaggaggtggagctttagtctataaaggaggaggctggggtggaggaggtggagctttagtctataaaggaggaggctggggtggaggaggtggagctttagtctctaaaggaggaggctggggtagaggagCTAGTCCTCAGCTGATCTTtcctgggcgtatgactaccatgtcctgcatgaactaacttCATTAGTGTAGTACTAGTAAGGCCAAAAACAATGACCAGTACCACtggttggcaaaaaaaaaagcccaccAATTAACTTCTCTAGGTTTTTTTTGCTCTAGCAGTAGTGTTAGTTGGGCTGAAAATGCTAACTGGTGCTAATAAGACTAGAACATTCTACTCCTGCTGTGGGTGGACATCTCTACATCTGCTAGTAGTACTAGAAGACATTTTTATCCTCACTAGTACTACCAGTAACACCTTCTGCATAACTAGTAAGGCTAAGTCGTGTGCTTGTGAAAAATAGAGTATATCGCCAAAAGTATTGAGTCACCCATCctaataatgtaaatcaggtgttccagtcacttccatgtccacaggtgtataaaatcatcacctaggcatgcagactgtttctacaaacattagtgaaagaatggctcgctctcaggagctcagtgaattccagcgtggtactgtgataggatgccacctgtgcaacaagtccagtggtgaaatttcctggctcttaaatattctacagtcagctgtcagtggtattagaacaaagtggaagccactgggaaccacagcaattcagccaccaagtggtaggccacgtaaaatgatggagcggggtcagaggatgctgaggtcatagtgcacagaggtggccaactgtctgcagagtcaatggctacagacctccaaacttcatgtggccttcagattagctcatgaacagtggtagagagcttcatgaatgggtttccatggtaacagctgcatccaagccatacatcatcaAGGTCAATGCAAAGTgggggatgcagtggtgtaaagcacgccgccactggactcaagagcagtggagacgccttctctggagtgaccaatcacgcttctccatctggcagtctgatggaccagtctgggtttggtggttgccaggagaacggtacttgtctgactgcattgtgccaagtgtaaagtttggtggaggggggattatggtgtgggcttgttcttcaggagctgggcttggccccttagttccagtcaaaggaactctgaatgcttcagcagaccaagagattctggacaattccatgctcccaactttgtgggaacagtttggggatggccccttcctgttccaacatgactgtgcaccagtgcacaaagcaaggtccataaagacatggatgtgagagtttggtgtggatcaacctgactggcctgcacagagtcctgacctcaaccccatagaacacctttgggatgaattagagcggagactgagagccaggccttctggtccaacatcagtgtgtgacctcactaatgtgcttctggaagaatggtcaaaaattcccataaacacactcctaaaccttgtggaaagccttcc
It encodes the following:
- the LOC121514215 gene encoding mucin-2-like; translated protein: MSSGSCLPWRSVIQDWNHHQCSSLDSASPPSNISHPSNITPSSNITPSSNITLSSNITPPSNITPASNITPPSNITPPSNITPSSNITLSSNITPPSDITPPSDITPPSDITPPSNITPPSNITPPSNITPPSNITPPSNITPPSNITPASNITPASNITPSSNITPASNITPPSNITPPSNITPPSNITPSSNISPPSNITPSSNISPPSNITLSSNITPPSNIIPSSNITPPSNITPPSNITPPLNITPSSNITPPLNITPSSNISPPSNISPPSNITPSSNITPPSNITPPSNITPSSNITPPSNITPSSNITPPSNITPPSNITPPSNITPPSNITPASNITPASNISPTSNITLSSNITPPSNITPSSNITPPSNITPPSNITKPSNITPPSNITPVSNITPPSYITPSSNISPTSNITPSSNISPPSNITPSSNITPPSNITPSSNITPPSNITPASNITPPSNITPASNITPASNITPASNISPPSNITPASNITLSSNITPPSNITPSSNITPPSNITPSSNITPPSNITPSSNITPPSITPRSNITPPSNITPPSNITPPSNITPPSNITKPSNITPPSNITPSTIQHHSIIQHHSTVQHHSIIQHHSTIQHHSSIQHHSTIQHHSSIQHHSSIQHNSSIQHQSTIQHNSSIQHHSTIQHHSIIQHHSTIQHHSIIQHHSTIQHHSIIQHHSTIQHHSTIRINSTIQHHSTSNITPPSNITPPSNITPPSNITPSSNITPPSNITPSSNITPPSNITPPSALTPPSNITPPSNITPPSNITPPSNITPPSNITPPSNIGPPWLMLQMLFPVLLEDQLIYRLFSHFEASYLVGLASTFVAEPL